In a single window of the Alosa sapidissima isolate fAloSap1 chromosome 18, fAloSap1.pri, whole genome shotgun sequence genome:
- the LOC121690417 gene encoding transmembrane protein 151A, translating into MQEVTVEGDDPILDGTNREVQRPVRQSLLASLCRESHWKCLLLTLLMYGCFGTLGWCAFCTVPVLPSSSSSSSLFSFAAAPFDHSNDPTEPPYAYGDLGMTSPCSSGYVYIPLAFLAMLYVVYLVECWHCYSKTATLAQAETAEVYERVQRLQQATPCIWWKAISYHYVRRTRQVTRYRNGDAYTSTQVYHERVNTHAAASEFDYGRYGVNDVSRDLRGLMEHPAVRLRFTKCFSFASARAEAAYLTQRARFFGDNEGLDDYMEAREGMHLKNVDFREHMLAFLDPARQPWFARHAVFWLASAVLLSWPLRVVAEYRTAYVHYHVEKLFGDRDETRSGDGDGGGSEAANNERNGSVGGGGSSYRAISRVNTVDMTELEWHIRCNQQMVPSYSEALLMDLDTSGPNPAVAQTGAPTLAGGGGNGAPAAPVAFASAYLLQSCPRCRRSTSSASLPSRLRGPTAALLTGTMAGMRASVAATAAAAAGGGGVPGAGPGRLVLSRSGFSLGRLQASRPASLFHSRSVGGGLGGRGEDGGGGGGFLGLGSRQDEESRGVLEGDGDEEEEEEGEVNEVSEENEERQENEQEEEDREDGREGERERPPAYQDAFFFPVLIVHGEESCHSGEDIS; encoded by the coding sequence CAACGTCCGGTGAGGCAGTCCCTGCTAGCGTCTCTGTGTCGCGAGTCGCATTGGAAGTGCCTGCTGCTGACCTTGCTGATGTACGGCTGCTTCGGCACTCTGGGCTGGTGTGCCTTCTGCACCGTGCCCGTCCTCCCgtcttcctcgtcctcctcgtccTTGTTCTCCTTCGCCGCCGCCCCCTTCGACCACTCCAACGATCCCACGGAGCCGCCCTACGCCTACGGCGACCTCGGGATGACCAGCCCGTGCTCCAGCGGCTATGTTTACATCCCGCTGGCCTTCCTGGCCATGCTGTACGTGGTGTACCTGGTGGAGTGCTGGCACTGCTACTCGAAGACGGCCACGCTGGCGCAGGCGGAGACGGCCGAGGTGTACGAGCGCGTGCAGAGGCTCCAGCAGGCCACGCCCTGCATCTGGTGGAAGGCTATCAGCTACCACTACGTGCGGCGCACGCGGCAGGTGACGCGCTACCGCAACGGCGACGCCTACACCAGCACACAGGTGTACCACGAGCGCGTCAACACGCACGCCGCCGCCTCGGAGTTCGACTACGGCCGCTACGGCGTCAACGACGTGTCCAGGGACCTGCGGGGCCTGATGGAGCACCCGGCCGTGCGCCTTCGCTTCACCAAGTGCTTCAGTTTCGCCAGCGCGCGGGCGGAGGCCGCCTACCTCACGCAGCGCGCGCGCTTCTTCGGCGACAACGAGGGCCTGGACGACTACATGGAGGCGCGCGAGGGCATGCACCTGAAGAACGTGGACTTCCGCGAGCACATGCTGGCCTTCCTGGACCCGGCGCGGCAGCCGTGGTTCGCGCGGCACGCCGTCTTCTGGCTGGCCTCCGCCGTGCTGCTGTCGTGGCCGCTGCGCGTCGTGGCCGAGTACCGCACCGCCTACGTGCATTACCACGTGGAGAAGCTGTTCGGCGACCGCGACGAGACCCGGTCGGGCGACGGCGACGGAGGAGGAAGTGAGGCGGCCAACAACGAGAGGAACGGTAGCGTCGGAGGCGGAGGCTCCAGCTACAGAGCCATCTCTCGCGTCAACACCGTGGACATGACCGAGCTGGAGTGGCACATCCGCTGCAATCAGCAGATGGTGCCCAGCTACTCGGAGGCCCTGCTGATGGACCTGGACACCAGTGGCCCCAACCCGGCCGTGGCCCAAACTGGAGCCCCAACGCTggcgggaggaggagggaacGGAGCCCCGGCCGCCCCGGTGGCGTTCGCCTCGGCCTACCTGCTGCAGAGCTGCCCCCGCTGCAGGCGCTCCACCAGCAGCGCCTCCTTGCCCTCCAGGCTGCGGGGCCCCACGGCGGCCCTGCTCACGGGCACCATGGCCGGGATGAGGGCCAGCGTGGCAGcgacggcggcggcggcggcgggggGTGGTGGCGTGCCGGGAGCGGGGCCCGGGAGGCTGGTGCTCAGCCGCAGCGGCTTCTCCCTCGGCCGGCTGCAGGCCTCGCGGCCGGCGTCCCTGTTCCACTCGCGCAGCGTGGGCGGGGGGCTGGGGGGACGAGGAGaggacggaggaggaggagggggcttcCTCGGTTTGGGATCCAGGCAGGACGAGGAGAGTAGGGGAGTGCTCGAGGGTGACGGCgacgaagaagaggaagaggagggggaagtgAATGAGGTGAGCGAAGAGAATGAAGAGCGACAGGAGAAtgagcaggaagaggaggatagagaggatgggagggaaggagagagggagagaccacCAGCCTATCAGGATGCATTCTTCTTCCCCGTGCTGATTGTCCATGGAGAGGAGAGCTGCCATTCTGGAGAAGATATTTCATAA